One window of the Pseudomonas lurida genome contains the following:
- a CDS encoding sensor histidine kinase has translation MTPPLPRRPRWRSLALLALCLAPLLWPLEHLAERYYRSELAGQNRQTLDLYVANLLGTLHRYEVLPQILGDLPALRTALDAPHVSTNLVNANLLLKDVAAQAGVEVMYLMDTTGKTLAASNWDKQDSFVGRNFSFRPYFSEAMAGRLGRFFGLGTTSAKRGYFFAAAVRDGNAIIGVLVVKVDLDHTESLWGNTPEQLLVTDHNGVVILTSRPQWRFRATRPLTAEERQAIIAIQPYPTRDPQPLALSSTAWLRQSTAIAETGWNVEILAPRSLINRPVRTVVAVGGATLLVLMLLLGLMMQRRRHYLERIAFEAKARRELEARVVERTSDLEGLNRRLKQEVLEREHAQQELVRAQDDLVQAGKLSALGTMSASISHELNQPLAAIRSYAENAEILLDHERTTDARGNLKLISELTGRMASIIAHLRAFARRDRHAPESVALQPALDDALALLAKRRRSMEVELIRDLPEATLWVQAGETRLRQVLGNLLANALDALTEKGPPRKLWLSAETTEQGVNLYIRDNGPGFCMEALGRASEPFYTTKTRTQGLGLGLAICDTLMRAFGGELLFANHKEGGALLTLKLRAGSPGVSLQPSEDRSV, from the coding sequence ATGACCCCACCCCTCCCGCGTAGACCCCGCTGGCGCAGCCTCGCCCTGCTGGCGTTGTGCCTGGCGCCGCTGCTGTGGCCGCTGGAGCACCTGGCCGAGCGCTATTACCGCAGCGAACTGGCCGGCCAGAACCGCCAGACCCTCGACCTCTACGTGGCCAACTTGCTGGGCACCCTGCACCGCTATGAAGTGCTGCCGCAAATCCTGGGTGACCTGCCGGCCTTGCGCACGGCGCTGGACGCGCCTCACGTCAGCACCAACCTGGTCAATGCCAACCTGCTGCTCAAGGACGTCGCCGCCCAGGCCGGGGTGGAGGTGATGTACCTGATGGACACCACCGGCAAGACCCTCGCCGCGTCCAACTGGGATAAACAAGACAGCTTTGTCGGGCGTAATTTCTCGTTCCGCCCCTACTTCAGCGAAGCCATGGCCGGGCGCCTGGGGCGGTTCTTCGGCCTGGGCACCACCTCGGCCAAACGCGGTTACTTTTTCGCCGCCGCCGTGCGCGATGGCAATGCGATCATCGGCGTGCTGGTGGTCAAGGTCGACCTGGACCACACCGAAAGCCTGTGGGGCAATACCCCGGAACAGCTGCTGGTGACCGACCACAACGGCGTGGTGATCCTCACATCGCGCCCGCAATGGCGATTCCGCGCCACCCGGCCGCTGACCGCTGAAGAGCGCCAGGCCATCATCGCTATCCAGCCCTACCCGACCCGCGACCCGCAACCGCTGGCCCTGAGCTCCACGGCGTGGCTGCGCCAATCCACGGCCATCGCCGAGACCGGCTGGAATGTGGAAATTCTCGCACCGCGTTCGCTGATCAACCGCCCGGTGCGTACGGTGGTTGCGGTGGGCGGCGCCACGCTCCTGGTGTTGATGTTGCTCCTGGGCCTGATGATGCAGCGCCGCCGCCATTACCTGGAACGCATTGCCTTTGAAGCCAAGGCACGTCGGGAGCTGGAAGCCCGCGTGGTCGAGCGCACCAGTGACCTGGAAGGCCTCAACCGTCGCCTCAAGCAGGAAGTGCTGGAGCGCGAACATGCCCAGCAGGAGCTGGTGCGGGCCCAGGATGATCTGGTGCAGGCGGGAAAACTGTCGGCGCTGGGCACCATGTCGGCGAGTATCAGCCACGAACTCAACCAGCCCCTGGCGGCCATTCGCAGTTACGCGGAAAACGCCGAAATCCTCCTCGACCACGAGCGCACCACTGACGCCCGGGGCAATCTCAAGCTGATCAGCGAATTGACCGGGCGCATGGCCTCGATCATCGCTCACCTGCGCGCCTTTGCCCGTCGCGACCGCCACGCGCCCGAGAGCGTGGCCCTGCAACCGGCGCTGGACGATGCGCTGGCGTTGCTGGCCAAGCGCAGGCGGTCGATGGAAGTGGAGCTGATCCGCGATCTGCCCGAAGCCACCTTATGGGTACAGGCCGGTGAAACCCGCCTGCGCCAGGTACTGGGCAACCTGCTGGCCAACGCCCTCGACGCCCTCACCGAAAAAGGCCCACCGCGCAAACTGTGGCTGAGTGCCGAAACCACCGAACAGGGCGTCAACCTGTACATTCGCGACAACGGCCCTGGCTTTTGCATGGAAGCCCTGGGCCGCGCCAGCGAGCCGTTCTACACCACCAAGACCCGCACCCAGGGCCTGGGGTTGGGGCTCGCGATCTGTGACACCCTGATGCGTGCCTTTGGCGGCGAACTGCTGTTTGCCAACCACAAGGAAGGCGGCGCGCTGTTAACCTTGAAATTGCGTGCCGGCTCGCCGGGCGTCAGTCTGCAACCGTCCGAGGACCGCAGTGTATGA
- the rfbD gene encoding dTDP-4-dehydrorhamnose reductase, with translation MRILIIGQHGQVSRELQRHLQGLGELIVLGRDQLDLANPDQIRQQVRAHRPDLIINAAAHTAVDQAQSEPEVAFAINATAPGVLAEEAKALGIPLIHYSTDYVFDGSKPAPYTEADTPNPLGVYGQSKLAGEQAIAAVGGEHLILRTSWVYSSHGKNFLLTMQRLLQEKPQMRIVADQIGAPTWAGSIASSTRTLIERWQAGEPGEWGVYHLTAGGETSWFGFAQAIGEHLRQQGKACADLEPIPSSAYPTPAKRPLNSRLDCTRLQQQWHVSQPHWQDALRECLAQQH, from the coding sequence ATGAGGATCCTGATCATCGGCCAGCACGGCCAAGTCTCCCGCGAGCTGCAACGTCATCTCCAGGGCCTGGGCGAGCTCATCGTCCTGGGCCGCGACCAGCTTGACCTGGCCAACCCCGACCAGATCCGCCAGCAAGTGCGGGCACACCGCCCCGACTTGATCATCAACGCCGCGGCCCACACGGCTGTCGATCAAGCGCAAAGCGAGCCGGAAGTGGCGTTCGCGATCAATGCCACGGCCCCCGGCGTTCTCGCGGAGGAAGCCAAGGCCCTGGGCATCCCGTTGATCCACTACTCCACCGACTACGTGTTCGACGGCAGCAAACCGGCGCCCTATACCGAAGCCGACACGCCGAACCCGCTCGGCGTCTACGGCCAGAGCAAACTGGCGGGCGAACAGGCGATTGCGGCCGTGGGCGGCGAACACCTGATCCTGCGCACCAGCTGGGTTTACTCCAGCCACGGCAAGAACTTCCTGCTGACCATGCAGCGCCTGCTGCAGGAGAAGCCGCAGATGCGTATCGTCGCCGACCAGATCGGCGCGCCTACCTGGGCCGGCAGCATCGCCAGCAGCACCCGCACGTTGATCGAGCGCTGGCAGGCAGGCGAGCCGGGTGAATGGGGCGTCTATCACCTGACCGCTGGAGGCGAAACCTCCTGGTTCGGCTTTGCCCAGGCCATCGGCGAGCACCTGCGCCAGCAGGGCAAAGCATGCGCCGACCTGGAGCCGATCCCCTCCAGCGCCTACCCGACGCCTGCCAAGCGCCCGTTGAACTCGCGCCTTGATTGCACTCGCCTGCAACAGCAATGGCACGTCAGCCAGCCGCACTGGCAAGACGCATTGCGCGAGTGTCTTGCACAGCAGCACTAG
- the rfbC gene encoding dTDP-4-dehydrorhamnose 3,5-epimerase — protein MNVTATALPGVLIIEPKVFGDERGFFYESYNARNFAQATGLQAQFVQDNHSRSQKGVLRGLHYQIEHAQGKLVRVTAGEVLDVAVDIRRSSPHFGKWASVRLSAENSRQLWIPPGFAHGFVVLSDYAEFLYKTTDYYTPSAERCIRWNDADLDIDWEFAGDPTLSAKDQNGKSLKEADLFP, from the coding sequence ATGAATGTAACCGCCACTGCGCTGCCCGGTGTACTGATCATCGAGCCGAAGGTTTTTGGCGATGAACGCGGTTTTTTTTATGAGAGCTACAACGCTCGGAATTTTGCGCAAGCCACCGGGCTGCAAGCGCAATTTGTCCAGGACAACCACTCGCGTTCGCAAAAGGGCGTGTTGCGCGGTTTGCACTACCAGATCGAACATGCCCAGGGGAAACTGGTGCGTGTGACAGCTGGCGAAGTATTGGACGTCGCGGTGGACATCCGCCGCAGCTCACCTCACTTTGGCAAGTGGGCCAGCGTGCGGTTATCTGCTGAAAACAGCCGGCAGCTGTGGATCCCACCGGGGTTCGCCCACGGGTTTGTGGTGCTCAGTGACTATGCTGAATTCCTGTACAAAACCACTGATTACTACACCCCCTCCGCTGAACGCTGCATTCGCTGGAACGATGCTGATCTGGATATCGATTGGGAGTTTGCCGGTGATCCGACGCTGTCGGCCAAGGATCAAAACGGCAAAAGCCTGAAAGAGGCAGACCTTTTCCCATGA
- the rfbA gene encoding glucose-1-phosphate thymidylyltransferase RfbA: MMKGIVLAGGSGTRLHPITLGVSKQLLPVYDKPMIYYPISVLMLAGIKDILVISTPLDLPQYRNLLGDGSQFGVRFSYAEQPSPDGLAQAFLIGEEFIGEDPVCLILGDNIFHGQHFGDQLRTAAERASGATVFGYWVKDPERFGVIDFDKEGRALSIEEKPAKPKSPYAVTGLYFYDNDVIKIAKAVKPSPRGELEITDVNNAYLQRGDLHVERFGRGFAWLDTGTHDSLLEASTYVQTIEHRQGLKVACLEEIAYENGWIDRDYLLERAKYFGKTGYGQYLFTLAGETP, from the coding sequence ATGATGAAGGGAATCGTATTGGCCGGCGGCTCCGGCACACGTTTGCACCCCATTACCCTGGGTGTGTCCAAGCAACTGCTGCCGGTGTATGACAAGCCGATGATCTACTACCCGATCTCGGTGCTGATGCTGGCGGGTATCAAGGACATCCTGGTGATTTCCACACCGCTGGACTTGCCGCAATACCGCAACCTGCTGGGCGATGGCAGCCAGTTCGGCGTGCGTTTCAGTTACGCAGAGCAGCCGTCGCCCGACGGCCTGGCCCAGGCGTTCCTGATTGGTGAGGAATTTATCGGCGAAGACCCGGTGTGCCTGATCCTGGGCGACAACATCTTCCACGGCCAGCATTTTGGCGACCAATTGCGCACCGCGGCCGAGCGCGCTTCAGGGGCCACGGTGTTCGGCTACTGGGTCAAGGACCCGGAGCGTTTCGGCGTGATCGACTTCGACAAAGAGGGCCGCGCCCTGTCTATCGAAGAGAAACCGGCCAAGCCCAAGTCGCCCTATGCGGTCACCGGCCTGTATTTCTACGACAACGACGTGATCAAGATCGCTAAGGCGGTCAAGCCTTCACCTCGTGGCGAGCTGGAGATTACCGACGTCAACAATGCATACCTCCAGCGTGGCGACCTGCACGTGGAGCGTTTCGGCCGCGGCTTTGCCTGGCTTGACACCGGCACCCACGACAGCCTGCTCGAGGCGTCGACCTATGTGCAGACCATCGAACACCGCCAGGGCTTGAAAGTGGCGTGCCTGGAAGAGATTGCCTACGAAAATGGCTGGATCGACCGCGACTATCTGCTAGAGCGCGCCAAGTACTTCGGCAAGACCGGTTATGGCCAATATCTGTTCACGCTCGCAGGGGAAACGCCATGA
- the rfbB gene encoding dTDP-glucose 4,6-dehydratase codes for MRILITGGAGFIGSALIRHLIENTEHEVLNLDKLTYAGNLESLTSIASNSRYEFVQADIVDQATVSAVLARFEPQAIMHLAAESHVDRSIDGPSDFIQTNIVGTYSLLEAARAYWQKLDEPAKRAFRFHHISTDEVYGDLHGVDDLFTETTPYAPSSPYSASKAASDHLVRAWQRTYGLPVLLTNCSNNYGPFHFPEKLIPLVILNALAGKPLPVYGDGLQVRDWLFVEDHARALLKVVTEGVVGETYNIGGHNEQKNIDVVRGICALLEELAPQRPAGVAQFTDLITFVKDRPGHDQRYAIDASKIERELGWTPEETFETGLRKTVQWYLDNLEWCRRVQDGSYQGERLGNTDLKDLIA; via the coding sequence ATGCGCATTCTCATCACCGGCGGCGCTGGTTTTATCGGCTCTGCCCTGATCCGCCACTTGATTGAAAACACCGAGCACGAAGTGCTCAACCTGGACAAACTCACCTACGCCGGCAACCTCGAGTCGCTGACCAGCATCGCGTCCAACAGCCGCTATGAGTTCGTCCAGGCCGATATCGTCGACCAGGCCACCGTCAGCGCCGTACTGGCGCGCTTCGAGCCCCAGGCGATCATGCACCTGGCGGCCGAGTCCCATGTGGACCGCTCCATCGACGGCCCGTCGGATTTCATCCAGACCAACATCGTCGGCACCTACAGCTTGCTAGAAGCCGCCCGCGCCTACTGGCAAAAGCTCGATGAGCCGGCCAAGCGTGCGTTCCGCTTCCATCACATCTCCACTGACGAGGTGTACGGCGACCTGCATGGCGTGGACGACCTGTTCACTGAAACCACACCGTATGCACCCAGCTCACCGTATTCGGCCAGCAAGGCGGCGTCCGACCACCTGGTCCGCGCCTGGCAGCGCACCTACGGCCTGCCGGTCCTGCTGACCAACTGCTCGAACAACTACGGGCCGTTCCACTTCCCCGAGAAGTTGATCCCGCTGGTGATCCTCAACGCCCTCGCGGGCAAGCCGCTGCCGGTCTACGGTGATGGTTTGCAGGTACGCGACTGGCTGTTCGTCGAAGACCACGCACGTGCGCTGCTCAAGGTGGTCACCGAAGGTGTGGTCGGCGAGACCTACAACATCGGCGGTCACAACGAGCAAAAAAATATCGACGTGGTGCGCGGCATCTGCGCCCTGCTCGAAGAACTGGCGCCACAGCGCCCGGCCGGTGTCGCGCAATTCACCGATCTGATCACCTTCGTCAAGGACCGTCCGGGCCACGACCAGCGCTATGCGATCGATGCCAGCAAGATCGAACGCGAGCTCGGCTGGACGCCGGAAGAAACCTTTGAAACCGGACTGCGCAAAACCGTGCAGTGGTACCTCGATAACCTGGAATGGTGCCGCAGGGTCCAGGACGGCAGTTATCAAGGTGAACGTTTGGGCAACACCGACTTGAAGGACCTGATTGCATGA
- the aguA gene encoding agmatine deiminase, producing the protein MTTLHSTPRADGFHMPAEWAPHTQTWMIWPERPDNWRLGGKPAQAAHVAVAKAIARFEPVTVAVSAGQYENARARLDVPNIRVVEMSSDDAWVRDTGPTFVINNSGEVRGVNWDFNAWGGFDGGLYAPWNRDSQVGGKILEMERAPRYRTEGFVLEGGSIHVDGEGTLITTEECLLNRNRNPHLGRAEIEAVLSANLAVDKIIWLPDGLFNDETDGHVDNFCCYVRPGEVLLAWTDDPQDPNYARCHAAMAVLQSSTDAQGRSFTVHKMPIPGPLYATEEECAGVDPVDGSQERNPTVRLAGSYVNFLIVNGGIIAPSFDDPLDSQAKAILQDLFPQHEVVMVPGRELLLGGGNIHCLTQQQCAPHKD; encoded by the coding sequence ATGACCACCCTGCACAGCACCCCTCGCGCCGATGGCTTCCACATGCCTGCCGAATGGGCGCCACACACTCAGACGTGGATGATCTGGCCCGAGCGTCCGGACAACTGGCGCCTGGGCGGCAAACCGGCGCAGGCCGCTCACGTGGCGGTCGCCAAGGCGATCGCACGTTTTGAGCCGGTCACCGTGGCCGTTTCCGCCGGCCAGTATGAAAACGCCCGGGCTCGCCTGGATGTGCCGAATATCCGTGTGGTGGAGATGTCCAGTGATGATGCCTGGGTGCGCGACACAGGCCCTACCTTTGTGATCAACAACAGCGGCGAAGTACGCGGTGTGAACTGGGACTTCAACGCCTGGGGCGGCTTTGACGGCGGCCTGTATGCACCGTGGAACCGCGATTCACAGGTCGGCGGCAAGATCCTCGAGATGGAACGCGCCCCGCGCTATCGCACTGAAGGCTTCGTGCTGGAAGGTGGCTCGATCCATGTCGACGGTGAAGGCACGCTCATCACTACCGAAGAATGCTTGCTCAACCGCAATCGCAATCCGCACCTCGGCCGTGCCGAAATCGAAGCGGTGCTAAGCGCCAACCTGGCTGTGGATAAGATCATCTGGCTGCCGGACGGCTTGTTCAATGACGAAACCGACGGCCATGTGGATAACTTCTGCTGCTACGTGCGTCCGGGCGAGGTGTTGCTGGCCTGGACCGATGACCCGCAAGATCCGAACTACGCACGCTGCCATGCCGCCATGGCCGTGCTGCAAAGCAGCACAGACGCCCAGGGGCGCTCGTTCACAGTGCATAAAATGCCGATCCCTGGTCCGTTGTATGCCACTGAGGAAGAGTGCGCTGGTGTGGACCCGGTTGACGGCAGCCAGGAGCGCAATCCGACCGTGCGGTTGGCGGGTTCCTACGTCAACTTCCTGATCGTCAACGGTGGCATTATCGCGCCGAGTTTCGACGACCCACTGGACAGCCAGGCCAAGGCCATCCTGCAGGACCTGTTCCCGCAGCACGAAGTGGTGATGGTGCCGGGCCGCGAACTGTTACTGGGGGGTGGCAATATCCATTGCCTGACCCAACAACAGTGCGCCCCGCACAAAGATTGA